From the Arthrobacter sp. PM3 genome, one window contains:
- a CDS encoding glycosyltransferase family 87 protein has translation MQETKPPEHRKRARLVIPSRNDPFLRNFTELVGGPLGNRSAPGIVSPGFFTVDRVLVILTVLAALAGILLKNYCRTNGWATPGQFYATCYSDFPELFRNRGLADGAFPFITQGALFEYPVLMGLIAGATALLVPGAGTGENRILGYFDVNATLIAAVWIITVLATARTYRRRSWDAAMVALAPGIVLAGVINWDMWAVCLLALGMYFFSRDRLVVAGIFIGLGTATKLYPVLILGAVLLLALRTGRLRALLVTAGSAAVAWLAVNVPVAATNPDGWKYFYQFTQERPAGYSSPWFAYNLVAGRLGWNPLEAQPINTLALDLFFVACVLIAVLALTAPRRPRIAQLAFLIVAAFILTNKVYSPQFVLWLIPLIALARPRWRDFLIWQAIEALHWGAIWMYLGQATSGGSTQHNIDMPYYVLAVVAHMAATGYLMVRVAWDIWEPSSDVIRHQRVDDPHGGPFDGASDWLRVDLRRPAESLLPWRRAAAGD, from the coding sequence ATGCAGGAGACAAAGCCGCCGGAGCACCGCAAACGGGCCCGATTGGTCATCCCGAGCCGCAACGACCCTTTCCTTCGAAACTTCACCGAACTCGTCGGCGGCCCCCTGGGCAACCGCTCGGCCCCCGGGATCGTCTCGCCCGGCTTCTTCACCGTGGACCGCGTCCTGGTGATCCTCACTGTTCTGGCCGCCCTGGCCGGGATTCTGCTCAAGAACTACTGCCGCACCAACGGCTGGGCAACCCCCGGGCAGTTCTACGCCACGTGCTACTCGGACTTTCCGGAGCTGTTCCGCAACCGCGGCCTGGCCGACGGCGCCTTCCCCTTCATCACCCAGGGAGCCCTCTTTGAGTACCCGGTCCTCATGGGACTCATCGCCGGCGCCACGGCGCTGCTGGTGCCCGGCGCCGGCACGGGAGAGAACCGTATTCTGGGGTACTTCGACGTCAATGCCACCCTGATCGCCGCCGTCTGGATCATCACCGTCCTTGCCACGGCCCGGACGTACCGCCGGCGGTCCTGGGACGCGGCGATGGTTGCCCTCGCCCCCGGCATCGTCCTGGCCGGCGTCATCAACTGGGACATGTGGGCTGTGTGCCTGCTGGCGCTCGGCATGTATTTCTTCTCGCGCGACCGGCTGGTCGTGGCCGGAATCTTCATCGGCCTCGGCACGGCCACCAAGCTCTACCCCGTGCTGATCCTCGGGGCCGTCCTGTTGCTGGCGCTCCGGACCGGACGGCTTCGGGCGCTCCTGGTCACCGCCGGGTCCGCGGCCGTGGCGTGGCTGGCGGTGAACGTCCCGGTGGCTGCGACCAACCCGGACGGCTGGAAGTACTTCTACCAGTTCACCCAGGAACGGCCGGCCGGCTACAGCTCGCCCTGGTTCGCGTACAACCTGGTGGCCGGGCGCCTCGGCTGGAACCCGCTCGAGGCCCAGCCCATCAACACGTTGGCCTTGGACCTGTTCTTCGTGGCCTGCGTCCTGATCGCGGTGCTCGCCCTGACGGCGCCGCGGCGGCCGCGGATCGCGCAGCTGGCCTTCCTGATCGTCGCGGCGTTCATCCTCACCAACAAGGTCTACTCGCCCCAGTTCGTGCTCTGGCTGATCCCGCTGATCGCCCTCGCCCGGCCCCGCTGGCGTGACTTCCTGATCTGGCAGGCCATCGAAGCCTTGCACTGGGGCGCCATCTGGATGTACCTCGGGCAGGCAACCAGCGGTGGGTCGACCCAGCACAACATCGACATGCCGTATTACGTCCTGGCGGTGGTGGCCCACATGGCGGCCACCGGCTACCTCATGGTGCGGGTCGCCTGGGACATCTGGGAACCGTCCTCGGACGTGATCCGCCACCAGCGCGTCGATGATCCGCACGGCGGACCCTTTGACGGCGCCTCGGACTGGTTGCGGGTGGATCTCCGCCGCCCCGCGGAGTCCCTCCTGCCCTGGCGGAGGGCCGCCGCGGGTGACTGA
- a CDS encoding histidine phosphatase family protein has product MNAPSNGPRPQLWILRHGETEWSKSGQYTGLTDMPLTVEGEQQAVEARRVLETVDFDLVLTSPLRRARRTAELAGYPDAQLEPLAVEWDYGDYEGISSDLIRKDNPEYLIWTHGVPNGEALDDVAARADKIVARVLESGLDNVLIVAHGHFSRILTARWLGLDPHEGRHFVLGTAKVCTLGWDKKTPAIVRWGL; this is encoded by the coding sequence GTGAATGCACCTTCCAACGGCCCCCGCCCCCAACTATGGATCCTGCGGCACGGTGAAACTGAATGGTCCAAGAGCGGGCAGTACACCGGGCTCACCGACATGCCCCTCACGGTGGAAGGCGAGCAGCAGGCCGTGGAGGCGCGCAGGGTGCTTGAGACGGTCGACTTTGACCTCGTGCTGACCTCCCCCCTGCGCCGCGCGCGCCGGACCGCCGAGCTCGCCGGCTACCCCGATGCCCAGCTGGAACCGCTCGCGGTGGAATGGGACTACGGAGACTACGAGGGCATCAGCTCGGACCTCATCCGCAAGGACAACCCGGAGTACCTGATCTGGACCCACGGCGTCCCCAACGGCGAGGCGCTCGACGACGTCGCCGCCCGGGCGGACAAGATCGTGGCCCGGGTGCTGGAATCGGGACTGGACAACGTGCTGATCGTTGCGCACGGGCATTTCTCCCGCATCCTGACCGCCCGGTGGCTTGGACTCGACCCCCATGAGGGCCGGCATTTCGTCCTGGGGACCGCGAAAGTCTGCACCCTCGGATGGGACAAGAAAACGCCGGCGATCGTCCGCTGGGGCCTCTGA
- a CDS encoding CCA tRNA nucleotidyltransferase: MAHADHKTDSHTVSFQVDPVVLELGQRFVDAGHELSLVGGPVRDLFLGRTSPDLDFTTDATPDETVALIKKWADTYWEIGRPFGTIGMRKGGFQIEITTYRADAYDPESRKPVVAFGTSLTDDLLRRDFTINAMALRLPMLELVDPFGGIRDLHASVLNTPGPPETSFSDDPLRMMRAARFAAQLGVSLHPEVREAMVRMAERISIISAERVRDELTKLICAAHPRAGVDLLVDTGLADLVLPEVSALRLEADEHHRHKDVYQHSLQVLEQAAALETEADGPVPGPDFVLRFAALMHDVGKPATRRFEAGGAVSFRHHDMVGAKLTTKRMKALRFDNDTIKAVARLVELHMRFYGYGDAGWSDSAVRRYVTDAGPLLERLHRLTRSDVTTRNQRKADRLSFAYDDLEDRIAALREQESLDAVRPDLDGGQIMALLGLKPGPVVGRAYKFLLEERMEHGPLEPAVAESRLRDWWAAQPEAAPAGVDPSTPEES, encoded by the coding sequence ATGGCGCACGCAGATCACAAGACTGACTCCCACACCGTCTCCTTCCAGGTGGACCCGGTGGTTCTGGAGCTTGGGCAGCGCTTTGTCGACGCCGGCCATGAGCTGTCCCTGGTGGGCGGCCCCGTCCGCGACCTCTTCCTCGGCCGGACCTCCCCGGACCTTGACTTCACCACCGATGCCACACCGGATGAAACCGTCGCCCTGATCAAGAAGTGGGCGGACACCTACTGGGAGATCGGGCGGCCTTTCGGCACCATCGGGATGCGCAAGGGCGGCTTCCAGATCGAAATCACCACTTACCGTGCCGACGCCTACGATCCTGAATCCCGCAAGCCCGTGGTGGCCTTTGGAACCTCACTCACGGATGACCTGCTGCGCCGGGACTTCACCATCAACGCGATGGCCCTGCGGCTGCCGATGCTGGAGCTCGTGGATCCCTTCGGCGGCATCCGCGACCTTCACGCCTCCGTCCTCAACACCCCCGGGCCGCCGGAAACCTCGTTCTCCGACGATCCCCTGCGCATGATGCGCGCCGCCAGATTCGCCGCCCAGCTCGGCGTGTCGCTGCACCCGGAGGTCCGTGAGGCGATGGTCCGGATGGCCGAGCGGATCAGCATCATCTCCGCCGAACGCGTCCGCGACGAACTGACCAAGCTCATCTGCGCCGCGCACCCGCGCGCCGGCGTGGATCTCCTGGTGGACACCGGCCTCGCCGACCTCGTCCTGCCCGAAGTCTCGGCCCTGCGCCTGGAAGCCGACGAGCACCACCGCCACAAGGACGTCTACCAGCACTCGCTCCAGGTCCTGGAGCAGGCCGCCGCCCTGGAAACGGAGGCGGACGGCCCGGTTCCCGGGCCCGATTTTGTGCTGCGGTTCGCCGCTCTCATGCACGACGTCGGGAAGCCGGCCACGCGCCGCTTCGAAGCCGGCGGCGCCGTCAGCTTCCGCCACCACGACATGGTGGGCGCCAAGCTGACCACCAAGCGCATGAAGGCGCTCCGCTTCGACAACGACACCATCAAGGCCGTCGCCCGGCTGGTCGAGCTGCACATGCGCTTCTACGGCTACGGCGACGCCGGCTGGAGCGATTCCGCGGTCCGCCGCTACGTCACCGACGCCGGCCCGCTCCTGGAGCGGCTGCACCGGCTCACCCGCTCGGACGTCACCACCCGCAACCAGCGGAAGGCGGACCGGCTGTCCTTCGCCTACGACGACCTCGAGGACCGCATCGCCGCCCTGCGCGAACAGGAATCCCTCGACGCCGTCCGCCCGGACCTGGACGGCGGGCAGATCATGGCCCTGCTGGGACTCAAACCCGGCCCCGTGGTAGGCCGCGCCTACAAATTCCTGCTGGAAGAACGCATGGAACACGGCCCGCTCGAACCCGCCGTCGCCGAGTCCCGCCTGCGGGACTGGTGGGCGGCCCAGCCCGAAGCGGCGCCCGCCGGCGTCGACCCTTCCACCCCTGAGGAGTCCTAA
- a CDS encoding NUDIX hydrolase: MPSAIGANVAPVQHAGQASLPTVEEVSAGGVVVDMSDAELRVAIIARLNRGGRLEWCLPKGHPEGKESNEEAAVREIAEETGIEGRILAPLGSIDYWFTVSGHRVHKTVHHYLLRATGGELTIENDPDKEAVDVAWVPLQELARKLSFPNERRIADLAKEVLPEDQ, from the coding sequence TTGCCGTCGGCAATAGGTGCCAATGTCGCGCCCGTGCAGCACGCGGGCCAGGCGTCCCTGCCAACTGTGGAGGAAGTTTCCGCCGGCGGCGTCGTGGTGGACATGTCCGACGCCGAACTGCGGGTGGCGATCATCGCCCGGCTTAACCGCGGCGGCCGCCTGGAATGGTGCCTGCCGAAGGGGCATCCGGAAGGCAAGGAAAGCAATGAGGAAGCCGCCGTCCGCGAGATCGCCGAGGAGACCGGGATCGAAGGCCGGATCCTGGCGCCGCTGGGCAGCATCGACTACTGGTTCACCGTGAGCGGGCACCGTGTCCACAAGACCGTGCACCACTATCTCCTGCGCGCCACGGGCGGGGAGCTGACCATTGAGAACGATCCTGACAAGGAAGCCGTGGACGTTGCCTGGGTTCCGCTCCAGGAGCTGGCCCGCAAGCTGTCCTTTCCCAACGAACGCCGCATCGCGGACCTGGCGAAGGAAGTCCTCCCGGAGGACCAATGA